Genomic segment of Capsicum annuum cultivar UCD-10X-F1 unplaced genomic scaffold, UCD10Xv1.1 ctg4355, whole genome shotgun sequence:
TAATTGACGACTTAAGGACTCCATTTAGCAGACCTCAACTTGTTTGGCACACAAGCATACTTGTTGTTGGATAGAGATGACTTTAAACCAAGAAACATGATCAatgaggattcatatagccgacCCTAGCTTGTCTGGGATGGAAGCATAGTTATTATATACTCAATCCCTAAATTCCTTTATGTTCTCCATTACTTTTGGCCAAACCATAAGGACCTACAGTTTGCAATCAATTTATTTGCAAAATCAAACCAATATTGTAGTGGACTACAACAGAAACAAGAAATTTCCACAGCTAAGCGCCCCACTACTCTTCGTGTCTTCGGCCAATGCCCATCCTTCGGGTACACTTTTACCGAAAAGAATTCCTCATCTTTCTGGCCTGGAACCATAAGAAAATGAAAGCCTAACATTTTTCATCTTTACCCAGCACTCATATGCATTTTGCCCACATTCTAAAATTGGTGCATTTGCATATACTTCACTGATCATAAGCTTTTTATCTTACTATTTGCAAATTACTATTTGCAAATGCATTGCATCAAGAAGAATATATATAAGGCATATGTTGATGGACAGCCACCAAAGAGAGTAGAAACTTTATATACAGCATGTAATACAGAGTCCTTAACCATTCATAAATCAAAAGCTTGAAGAATAAGAAAGCAGCTAAGAATTTTAACAAGGAATATTACCTGCATTAAGTTTGAAGATAAAACTCGCTCATATTCATCAATTTCTTTCTGAAGCCATTTATCTCGAGCAGCTTTGCTCGCAAATTGTGTGGCACGGCCTTGTTTCTGATAAAGTATGCTAAGTCTCTTTTCACGATCCATAATCCTATTTAAGACACCAGGATTGTCAAATCTATAATAACAACCAGTATAAAGGGCAAAAAAAAAGGGAACAAAATACAAGACACAATCACATATTATGAAACAACTTGACCAAATATCTTGCATCTTTGGTTCACATAGAGCTATATGAAATTAACATCAGCCATTAAGCAAGAAGGTACAAGTAAGATTTTACTTATGCAGAAAGGTATGTATCAAAAGAAAACAGCAAGAAATTAGCAAATGgacatttattatttttctttttgtcccTGATGAAACAGTTTAAGGAGTACATGATCCATAAAACATAGCTTTCTTGAAATCTCATATGCTCGACGACCAAAACTCTTTCTGGTGGCAAAATAAAAGGTCAATGCTTTATTCTAATTTCTGAAATTTTGTCTGTCACATTCTAagcttgagaaaaaaaaaatgtgcCTTATACAATTGACATACCCTCTCTTGATGTCCTCCTCCTCTTTTACTTGTTTCTCATACAAAGGTTTGATATCATTGAGTGCGTTCTTTGTTTCCTGAACTTCTCTCTCCAGAAGCATGAGTTGTTTCTGTGCATCATCCTGAATACAGAAggtataaaataaaaagtttatcCCTATAACTAGTTTGACATTATAATCTTGCAATTGGGAAGATCAATTAATTGCCATGCAATAAAGAGTACTTTAGCTTTAATATTCGTAGACATCTTCTCTTGAAGGTCTTTGTAATCGAGATCAAGCTTCGCTCGCTTTCTAATAGCCTCTGTCCGCTGTTTCTCTGCTGCTTCTTTCTCCTTGctgaaaatttgaatttcttttgtCAGATCTTTGGACAGCTTCTCCAGCTCCTTGGACTTTTCATGAGCCTCCAGCACACTCTCATACATCTTAGTAGAGTTCTCGGAAACTTTGTTCCGAGCCTCTTCTACCTGCAATTGATGAACGTAATTGTACAATAAGCTATATTTCTGCATAGCCAAGTAGACAGATAGATCACAACCAATCAAAGTCCCGTCTGTATGACCGTTAGCTAAGCAAATACAGACAAGAAGCAGGGTCAAAGACAGCCACAGCAAAATAGAGAGACCCATAACAGGTAATTGCATGTATCACAATTATCTTAAGTATGATCTGTTATTATTGACAAGAGCCTTCACCATCAAGGAACACTCAAGTTCCCCTTGACAAGATCACAAATACAATAGGGAGCAGTTCTCCCAAGCCACATTTCTAGCATCCAAATAAACTAACAAAACTGAGCCTTATCGAAAGGAACCTCAAAAGCatctaaaagaaaaagaatacaaGATATTATGGGTAATCTGGCATTTAGAATAATATGACAGGAGGAATACTTAAAGAACAGTTTCAACAACGTTCAGGTTTATGAAcaccaaaacaaaaaattaacagGAATAATGCAGATGTCCATGAAATTAATGAGAAAATCAGTCTTTGCTCACTCTCATCATACGTGCACTAGAAGCAATATTTAATATCTCTGGTTCTAAGTGTACCATTTTCTAAACTATTactcacaatttttattttattttattggtaGGTAATTATGACTTACAATTAAAACCCAGTTAAGGAAAACTCAAAGAACACTGACGTTGGAACTCCAAGAGCAAATTTTTGCATTGTCTTTCAACTATGCTATTTGTGTTCTTACCTCATTCAATTTCTGGCGTGCATCATGAAGTTCTTTGTCATAAATCGTATATTCCAGTGATTTACGCTGCTTGTCAAGCTGTTGATACTTTTTGAGTTCCTCCTTCTCTTGTTCAAGCTCATTCAATCTCTCGTCCAAGTATTGTACAACTTGAATAATTTGCTTTCTCTTGTTACCTGATTATCAAAAATGTTAGCAAAACATCATTGATATTCAAGAAGCATAAATTTCGATAATAACGTGCCAGTTTCCTGCATGATTTTTAAACTTTCTCGCCGCCTCTCCTCATAAACACGTGTCCCTCCAATTTCCTTGAGCAGATCAAGTCGTTCTGAATCTTTCATTAACGTCAATGATGCTATCTGcaagagaaaatgaggagaaTATAGGACATGAACGAGAAGCGGAAAAACAATATTAATGTACCTTTTGATGAAAAACAATACTAACGTACCTTTCCCTGCTGCACAACATAATAGGGATTGGAACGAGAGAACCCAGCACTTTCCAGCAAATTTTGGACCTCTGTCTTCCTGCAAAATAACAAAAGATCCTATCACACAGCTGACAGCAGAGGCAAAGAAGTCAGGAGGGATGAACAACATTCTTAAAATACTTACGTGATATGTTTCCCATCCAAGAAATACTCATCCTTCTTGAGACCGATTGTTCTTCTCAGCCGCACTTCCTCCTTATCAACCTGCCAAAAGGTATACCACTGTTTCAACATCCACAAAGAAGTCGAATAATGAAGTAACCATAACATGCCTTTCATCCCTGTTCCAACAAAGGAAAAATCACAGGAACTACAGAGTTTCAAGACATAACAGAAATTACCAATCTTCcgattatttatattataataaaggCATGAAGGTCCTTAGAAATGTTGATTAAACTTTTTGACATATATTAAAATACTCTATAATAGATGAAATTGCcatttactattttttctcaattattattcaattatgaGTCGCggcaaggtgttaatgataagctggaggtt
This window contains:
- the LOC107853953 gene encoding structural maintenance of chromosomes protein 3-like isoform X1 → MYFVFFLQVIIEGYKSYKEQVKTEDFSPKVNCVVGANGSGKSNFFHAIRFVISDLFHNLRSEERQALLHEGAGHQVLSAFVEIVFDNSDNRMPVDKEEVRLRRTIGLKKDEYFLDGKHITKTEVQNLLESAGFSRSNPYYVVQQGKIASLTLMKDSERLDLLKEIGGTRVYEERRRESLKIMQETGNKRKQIIQVVQYLDERLNELEQEKEELKKYQQLDKQRKSLEYTIYDKELHDARQKLNEVEEARNKVSENSTKMYESVLEAHEKSKELEKLSKDLTKEIQIFSKEKEAAEKQRTEAIRKRAKLDLDYKDLQEKMSTNIKAKDDAQKQLMLLEREVQETKNALNDIKPLYEKQVKEEEDIKRGIMDREKRLSILYQKQGRATQFASKAARDKWLQKEIDEYERVLSSNLMQVIFLVKILSCFLILQAFDL
- the LOC107853953 gene encoding structural maintenance of chromosomes protein 3-like isoform X2; translation: MYIKQVIIEGYKSYKEQVKTEDFSPKVNCVVGANGSGKSNFFHAIRFVISDLFHNLRSEERQALLHEGAGHQVLSAFVEIVFDNSDNRMPVDKEEVRLRRTIGLKKDEYFLDGKHITKTEVQNLLESAGFSRSNPYYVVQQGKIASLTLMKDSERLDLLKEIGGTRVYEERRRESLKIMQETGNKRKQIIQVVQYLDERLNELEQEKEELKKYQQLDKQRKSLEYTIYDKELHDARQKLNEVEEARNKVSENSTKMYESVLEAHEKSKELEKLSKDLTKEIQIFSKEKEAAEKQRTEAIRKRAKLDLDYKDLQEKMSTNIKAKDDAQKQLMLLEREVQETKNALNDIKPLYEKQVKEEEDIKRGIMDREKRLSILYQKQGRATQFASKAARDKWLQKEIDEYERVLSSNLMQVIFLVKILSCFLILQAFDL